One window of the Tistrella bauzanensis genome contains the following:
- a CDS encoding type II toxin-antitoxin system MqsR family toxin: MEKKKPTYDLHAIQASAGSTMAIATAAIKGAAEMGMTRSDIIGVIKTLSHRDFYKSMTTNQNHSIWMDVYYGRTEDYVIYIKFVQDAVTGFTCTSFKEK, translated from the coding sequence ATGGAGAAGAAGAAACCGACCTACGACCTCCATGCGATTCAGGCGTCCGCTGGCTCAACGATGGCAATCGCGACCGCTGCCATCAAGGGAGCAGCGGAGATGGGTATGACCCGTAGCGATATCATCGGCGTCATCAAAACACTATCCCACCGCGATTTCTATAAATCGATGACGACGAATCAAAATCATAGCATCTGGATGGATGTCTATTACGGACGAACTGAAGATTACGTAATCTACATCAAGTTCGTGCAGGATGCTGTTACCGGATTTACCTGCACGTCCTTCAAGGAGAAGTGA
- a CDS encoding VOC family protein, translating into MTHAIHGIDHAIIGVADLDAARDQYRRLGFAVTDRGRHVGWGTANYCVMFDHDYLELLGLIDAAAFTNGLDRFLADGEGGLGVVFATPDAEASHALLGSAGLVAPENALRELGRVIENGPDGQPVDLSFRNVHLAEGATPGLSAFLCQHLTPEKMRRPDWMAHPNTARGIISATIVIDDVTGAAEAYSRLFGTGAVTPTDTVIAVHTGRGVLMFATPYDLPNLHPDLDDEPRKRDHGLVALQIGIADRDAAAAVLDRNGVAYEREQNGDIIIGPDEACGVLIEFTAA; encoded by the coding sequence GCCATTCACGGCATCGATCATGCCATCATCGGTGTCGCCGACCTGGACGCTGCACGCGATCAGTATCGGCGGCTCGGTTTCGCCGTCACCGACCGGGGCCGCCATGTCGGCTGGGGAACGGCGAATTATTGCGTCATGTTCGATCATGACTATCTGGAATTGCTGGGGCTGATCGATGCCGCTGCCTTCACCAACGGCCTGGATCGCTTCCTGGCCGATGGCGAGGGCGGGCTGGGCGTGGTGTTCGCCACCCCGGATGCCGAAGCATCGCATGCATTACTGGGGTCCGCCGGGCTGGTGGCGCCTGAAAACGCGCTGCGCGAACTGGGCCGGGTGATCGAGAACGGCCCCGACGGCCAGCCGGTGGACCTGTCGTTCCGCAACGTCCATCTGGCCGAGGGGGCGACGCCGGGTCTGTCGGCGTTTCTGTGCCAGCACCTGACCCCTGAAAAGATGCGCCGTCCCGACTGGATGGCCCACCCCAACACCGCCCGGGGCATCATCTCGGCCACCATCGTGATCGACGACGTGACCGGTGCGGCCGAAGCCTATAGCCGGCTGTTCGGCACCGGCGCCGTCACCCCCACCGACACGGTGATCGCGGTGCATACCGGGCGCGGCGTGCTGATGTTCGCAACACCATATGACCTGCCCAATCTGCATCCGGATCTGGATGACGAACCGCGCAAGCGCGATCACGGGCTGGTGGCGCTGCAGATCGGCATCGCCGATCGCGATGCCGCGGCGGCAGTGCTGGACCGGAACGGCGTGGCCTATGAGCGCGAGCAGAATGGCGACATCATCATCGGCCCCGACGAAGCCTGCGGCGTGCTGATCGAATTCACCGCCGCCTGA